The proteins below come from a single Nitrospira sp. genomic window:
- a CDS encoding type II toxin-antitoxin system RelE/ParE family toxin, whose protein sequence is MAWTVVYYETAQGDKPIEAFLDALSHGARAKCLAYISRLESDGTRLPASIAAHVRGKIWELRPEWSGTEYRFFYAALVGQRFIILHAIQKKRQKLRERDIVLAEQRYEEVKQRSHDENA, encoded by the coding sequence ATGGCTTGGACAGTAGTCTACTATGAGACAGCGCAGGGAGATAAACCGATCGAGGCATTTCTCGACGCTTTGTCCCATGGGGCACGAGCCAAATGTCTGGCCTATATCAGTCGACTAGAAAGTGATGGCACGCGTCTTCCCGCCTCGATTGCGGCACACGTCCGGGGGAAGATCTGGGAGCTGCGTCCAGAATGGTCGGGGACGGAGTACCGGTTCTTTTATGCCGCACTCGTGGGACAGCGGTTCATTATCCTGCATGCGATCCAGAAGAAGCGGCAGAAACTGCGAGAACGAGACATTGTCCTTGCGGAGCAACGATACGAAGAGGTCAAGCAAAGGAGCCACGATGAAAACGCATAG
- a CDS encoding helix-turn-helix domain-containing protein: MMERPGFLPLKEAAVWAGVSARTVKRWLADGLPCYQAGHRTKVLIRPTDIDQFLTRRQVTKVDIDALVENTLREMQEARHGKDVA; encoded by the coding sequence ATGATGGAGCGTCCAGGATTTCTCCCACTGAAGGAAGCAGCTGTCTGGGCGGGCGTTTCTGCCCGTACGGTCAAGCGTTGGCTCGCTGATGGCTTACCGTGCTATCAAGCTGGCCATAGGACCAAGGTGCTTATTCGTCCGACGGATATTGACCAGTTTTTGACCAGGCGGCAGGTCACAAAAGTCGATATCGATGCGCTGGTGGAAAATACTCTACGAGAGATGCAAGAGGCGCGGCACGGGAAGGATGTAGCCTAA
- a CDS encoding helix-turn-helix transcriptional regulator, with the protein MKTHRQYINEQIKKEPKFAEALAKAEQEVGIAVELARLRERRGLSQTELAKLTGMKQPQIARLESGAHFPAFPTLQKLLGVLGGKLEVTADACHLVPTRLKVASARR; encoded by the coding sequence ATGAAAACGCATAGACAGTACATTAACGAACAGATCAAGAAGGAGCCAAAATTCGCCGAGGCTCTTGCGAAGGCGGAGCAGGAAGTGGGGATTGCTGTGGAGCTCGCGAGGCTGCGGGAACGACGCGGGCTCAGTCAGACCGAGCTCGCGAAACTTACCGGTATGAAACAGCCGCAGATCGCCCGCTTGGAAAGCGGGGCCCATTTCCCCGCGTTTCCAACCCTGCAAAAGCTTCTCGGCGTGCTCGGTGGCAAATTGGAAGTGACCGCGGACGCCTGCCATCTCGTTCCAACACGACTAAAGGTTGCCAGCGCGCGCCGATAG
- a CDS encoding NADH-quinone oxidoreductase subunit C: MTTTESCDDLLKAAFPGILKNEPICAKSSHFVVPKELLPAITRYLHTQPNLHGRLTLLWACDHRPVCDSYGLYYLFTLEASHHWVVLSSELAGTDRLFPSITPHIHAAQWYEREIRDMFGLIPQGHPDLRRLVRHEHWPKGTHPLRKDFPCDSVLGRQQGEHHFRHIEGEGVFEVPVGPIHAGIIESGHFRFSVAGEPIMQLELRHFWKHRGIEKLFEQQPLIDAVPLAERVSGDTTVGHALAYCQAVEALLHLDVPRRAKYLRALFLELERLYNHLGDIGAMCNDTAYALAHAHCGRMKERVMQLNDRLTESRFLRGVMCVGGVTRDIENAQLVEIVEELNRIQSDFSEVGAIIFANASLTDRLETTGILNEQTAWDHAVMGVVGRASGMNRDLRRDRPFAAYDELPVNVALYRYGDVRARLRVRGDEIHESIRLIREVRDKTPNGPITSQPSSLPKPGEWTLAAVEGWRGEIVYMVMAGEDGRIHRCKVRDPSFVNWPAIQWAVLGNIIPDFPLINKSFNLSYAGNDL, encoded by the coding sequence ATGACCACGACAGAGTCCTGTGACGATCTGCTTAAAGCTGCGTTTCCAGGCATCCTGAAGAATGAGCCGATTTGTGCAAAGTCTTCACATTTCGTGGTCCCCAAGGAACTGTTGCCGGCGATCACCCGCTACCTCCATACCCAACCGAATTTGCACGGCAGGCTGACACTCTTGTGGGCCTGTGATCATCGCCCTGTTTGTGACAGCTACGGGCTCTATTACTTATTTACCTTGGAGGCATCTCACCATTGGGTGGTGTTGTCCAGTGAACTGGCAGGTACCGATCGGTTGTTTCCTTCTATTACGCCGCACATTCATGCCGCTCAGTGGTATGAGCGCGAGATTCGCGATATGTTCGGATTGATTCCCCAGGGCCATCCGGACCTGCGACGTCTCGTTCGGCATGAACACTGGCCGAAGGGAACGCACCCTCTCCGGAAGGATTTCCCCTGCGACTCCGTGCTCGGCCGACAGCAGGGCGAGCATCACTTCCGCCATATTGAGGGAGAAGGGGTGTTTGAAGTACCGGTGGGGCCCATCCATGCGGGGATTATCGAGTCCGGACATTTTCGGTTCTCCGTCGCCGGTGAACCGATTATGCAACTCGAACTACGCCATTTTTGGAAACACCGCGGCATTGAAAAACTTTTTGAGCAACAGCCGTTGATCGACGCAGTGCCGCTCGCGGAACGTGTGTCCGGTGATACGACGGTGGGACACGCACTCGCCTATTGCCAGGCCGTCGAAGCACTCCTGCACCTCGACGTGCCTCGGCGTGCGAAGTATCTCCGCGCGCTCTTTCTCGAACTCGAACGACTCTACAACCATCTCGGCGACATTGGTGCCATGTGCAATGATACGGCCTATGCGCTCGCTCATGCCCATTGTGGTCGTATGAAAGAGCGGGTGATGCAGCTCAATGACCGATTAACGGAGTCACGATTCCTTCGAGGTGTCATGTGCGTCGGGGGGGTGACACGAGACATCGAGAACGCCCAGCTCGTCGAGATTGTCGAGGAACTGAACCGCATTCAATCTGATTTTTCCGAAGTGGGAGCCATCATTTTTGCGAATGCCTCCCTCACCGATCGCTTGGAAACGACAGGGATTCTCAACGAGCAAACCGCATGGGATCATGCAGTAATGGGCGTCGTGGGCCGAGCATCGGGCATGAATCGCGATCTCAGGCGTGATCGACCATTCGCCGCGTACGACGAACTACCCGTCAATGTGGCCCTCTATCGCTACGGTGACGTGAGGGCTAGGTTGCGTGTTCGTGGCGATGAGATTCACGAATCTATCCGGCTCATTCGCGAAGTGCGCGATAAAACTCCGAACGGTCCGATCACCAGTCAGCCCAGTTCTTTGCCAAAACCCGGCGAATGGACACTGGCAGCAGTTGAAGGGTGGCGCGGCGAGATCGTCTATATGGTGATGGCCGGGGAAGACGGCCGGATCCATCGGTGCAAGGTCCGAGACCCGTCTTTTGTGAATTGGCCTGCTATTCAATGGGCGGTGCTGGGCAATATTATCCCGGACTTTCCGCTCATCAACAAGAGCTTCAACCTCTCATACGCTGGGAATGATCTGTAG
- a CDS encoding relaxase/mobilization nuclease domain-containing protein, with the protein MSPSISPIDLKLDEWGSRLFNVSTETLPRPRRSTRSAFGAARPVRPGGRLSTSQARATYVRQKLQAMVRRSPQVVVKLVRAPKGMKGISNNLTYISRDGQLEIEDQDGQVILGKEAVADLKDEWRDGGLPILADSTMRDAFHLVLSMPTRTDPLSVQRAARDFATREFAGFQYAMVLHTFETDPDPNPSPHPHVHLTVKAAGLDGVRLNPRKADLQRWREGFAEALREHGIEATTTSRIHRTTHERWTVRHLHEPSKEKGETLERMKRTTRRHGRAQEIMRNYEQVMRALARSDRGEDRQLAADLVRYLSERSRDVTKTRSPERDRSS; encoded by the coding sequence ATGAGTCCTTCAATTAGTCCAATCGACCTGAAGCTGGATGAGTGGGGGAGTCGGCTCTTCAATGTCTCAACGGAGACCCTCCCACGACCGCGTCGCAGCACGCGCAGTGCTTTTGGCGCTGCCAGGCCTGTACGTCCCGGCGGACGGCTCAGCACGTCACAGGCTCGGGCGACCTATGTCCGGCAAAAGCTCCAAGCCATGGTCCGCCGTTCGCCGCAAGTCGTGGTGAAACTCGTCAGGGCGCCGAAGGGGATGAAGGGCATCTCGAACAACCTCACCTACATTTCGCGGGATGGCCAACTCGAAATCGAGGATCAGGACGGTCAGGTGATTCTCGGGAAGGAGGCCGTGGCTGATCTGAAAGACGAATGGCGCGATGGCGGCCTGCCGATCCTCGCCGACTCGACCATGCGTGATGCCTTTCATCTCGTCCTCTCCATGCCGACCAGGACCGATCCGCTGTCGGTCCAACGGGCGGCGCGTGACTTTGCGACACGAGAGTTTGCAGGGTTTCAGTACGCGATGGTCCTCCACACGTTCGAGACCGATCCAGATCCGAACCCATCCCCGCATCCACATGTCCACCTGACGGTCAAAGCGGCGGGCCTCGATGGGGTCCGCTTGAATCCGAGAAAGGCTGATCTGCAGCGTTGGCGGGAGGGGTTTGCAGAGGCCCTCCGGGAGCATGGGATTGAGGCCACGACCACGAGCCGGATTCACCGCACCACACATGAACGGTGGACAGTGCGGCATCTGCATGAACCGAGCAAAGAAAAGGGGGAGACGCTGGAGCGGATGAAACGTACCACGCGCCGACATGGACGAGCCCAGGAAATCATGCGGAATTATGAGCAGGTGATGCGGGCGTTAGCCCGGTCAGATCGTGGGGAAGATCGGCAATTGGCCGCGGACTTGGTCCGTTATCTGAGTGAACGGTCGCGGGACGTCACGAAGACTCGCTCTCCGGAGCGAGACCGGTCTTCGTAA
- a CDS encoding NADH-quinone oxidoreductase subunit B family protein has protein sequence MFRIIKKSLTIGVVTGRYPRAEKPELPVTPEAKDKTRLFKRSLAIREVDTGSCNACEMEMNALLNPVYDAERFGIHIAASPRHADALVVTGPVTVNMERALKDVYRQTPDPKIVIALGDCAINCGMFKGSYAVTGPVDRHIPVDARISGCPPRPAEILEALSELRKSVV, from the coding sequence ATGTTTCGCATCATCAAAAAGAGTCTGACGATCGGGGTCGTGACGGGTCGTTATCCGAGAGCGGAAAAGCCTGAACTGCCGGTTACGCCCGAGGCTAAGGACAAAACGAGACTCTTCAAACGATCGCTCGCGATCCGTGAAGTGGATACGGGCTCGTGCAACGCCTGTGAGATGGAAATGAACGCACTCCTGAATCCCGTATACGATGCCGAACGTTTCGGCATTCATATCGCCGCTTCGCCACGTCATGCGGACGCATTAGTTGTGACGGGGCCGGTCACCGTCAATATGGAACGAGCGTTGAAGGATGTCTATAGGCAAACGCCTGATCCGAAGATTGTGATTGCGCTCGGTGACTGTGCGATCAACTGTGGCATGTTCAAAGGAAGCTATGCCGTGACCGGACCGGTTGATCGGCATATTCCCGTTGATGCCAGAATATCAGGTTGCCCCCCGCGTCCAGCAGAAATTCTTGAGGCGTTGTCTGAGTTGCGCAAGTCCGTGGTTTAA